In Kwoniella dejecticola CBS 10117 chromosome 4, complete sequence, one genomic interval encodes:
- a CDS encoding hydroxymethylglutaryl-CoA synthase has product MSNFDIPARPTNVGILGMEMYFPKRCISEDALEDFDGVSKGKYTIGLGQKFMAFTDDKEDINSVALTVVSSLLTKYNIDPTSIGRLDVGTETLIDKSKATKTILMNLFAPSGNTDIEGIDSKNACYGSTAALFNTINWIQSESWDGRNAIVMCGDIAIYKEGSARPVGGMGACAMLIGPDAPLVVEPVHGTHIANTWDFYKPDLSAEYPTVDGPWTIAAYLGALDAAYSTYIEKAKKSRARAAKRLTLASVSAAVSDLAGAAKTFVNGINGDAPNGNGTNGHAEAAEEDEGISQFDYVCLHSPYGKLVQKGHARMFYNDYIRNPSSPKFANIPETISVEKTKTYTDKVVEKTFVGVAAEHYKSAVVPGSDCVARCGNMYTASLYGALASVLASAPEGLETGKRIGMYAFGSGCAASFYAIRVVGSTKEIAEKMQLRQRLASMDVRPCEEYVTALKLREENHNAVKYSPQGSIDNIWPGAYYLEGVDELYRRTYAAKPVA; this is encoded by the exons ATGTCCAACTTCGATATCCCAGCCAGACCCACCAATGTCGGTATCTTAGGAATGGAAATGTACTTCCCAAAGAGG TGCATCTCTGAAGATGCCCTCGAGGACTTTGACGGTGTTTCCAAAGGGAAATATACCATTGGATTAGGACAAAAGTTCATGGCTTTCACCGATGACAA GGAGGATATCAATTCTGTTGCTCTTACTG TCGTCTCATCCCTGTTGACCAAATACAACATCGACCCAACCTCGATCGGACGACTGGACGTCGGCACAGAAACCTTGATCGATAAATCCAAAGCTACCAAAACCATCTTGATGAACTTGTTCGCCCCCTCTGGAAATACCGATATCGAAGGTATCGACTCCAAGAACGCCTGTTACGGATCTACCGCCGCGCTATTCAACACGATCAACTGGATCCAATCCGAGTCGTGGGATGGCCGAAACGCCATCGTCATGTGCGGTGATATTGCGATCTACAAGGAAGGTTCGGCTAGACCCGTAGGAGGTATGGGTGCTTGTGCGATGTTGATCGGTCCCGATGCGCCCTTGGTTGTTGAGC CCGTCCACGGTACCCACATCGCCAACACTTGGGATTTCTACAAACCCGATCTCTCTGCTGAATAC CCCACCGTGGACGGTCCATGGACTATCGCCGCTTACCTCGGTGCCCTCGATGCCGCCTACTCAACATACATtgaaaaagccaaaaaatCCAGAGCTCGAGCAGCCAAGAGACTTACCCTCGCTTCCGTCTCAGCCGCTGTCTCGGACCTTGCTGGTGCTGCCAAGACCTTTGTGAATGGTATCAACGGGGATGCTCCTAATGGAAACGGAACCAACGGGCATGCCGAggctgctgaggaggatgaaggtaTCTCGCAATTCGACTATGTCTGCCTACACAG TCCGTATGGTAAATTGGTACAAAAAGGACACGCTCGAATGTTCTACAAC GACTACATCAGaaacccatcttcccctAAATTCGCCAACATCCCCGAAACCATCTCCGTCGAAAAGACCAAGACCTACACGGACAAAGTCGTCGAGAAGACATTCGTCGGAGTCGCTGCGGAACACTACAAATCGGCTGTCGTCCCTGGATCAGACTGTGTCGCTCGATGCGGTAACATGTACACTGCCTCGCTCTACGGTGCTCTTGCGAGTGTGTTGGCCAGTGCTCCGGAAGGATtagag ACCGGCAAACGAATTGGAATGTACGCTTTCGGATCAGGATGCGCCGCTTCATTCTACGCTATAAGAGTTGTTGGATCGACAAAAGAGATTGCGGAGAAGATGCAATTAAGACAAAGACTCGCTTCTATGGATGTTCGACCTTGTGAAGAATACGTTACTGCTTTGAAG TTGCGAGAAGAGAACCACAACGCCGTGAAATACTCTCCTCAAGGATCGATCGACAACATCTGGCCTGGGGCTTATTACCTCGAAGGTGTCGATGAATTGTATCGAAGGACTTATGCTGCCAAGCCCGTTGCTTAG